A stretch of Vicinamibacteria bacterium DNA encodes these proteins:
- a CDS encoding lysophospholipid acyltransferase family protein produces the protein MLPPIGPSVPRRGNAFSRGVGRLALRGIGWRLEGEVPNVPRCVAIVAPHTSNRDFVVGLAALLALGLRGRFLAKDTLFRPPLGTFLRWMGGLPVDRATPDGVVEQAVSSLREGEPTVLALAPEGTRKRVERWKTGFYRIAVGAGVPIWPVALDYRTRTVRLHPALDPSGDMESDLARLQSLYEPAMARYPEHYGVPSPPTQVVT, from the coding sequence ATGCTTCCGCCCATCGGGCCCTCCGTGCCGCGGCGAGGCAACGCCTTCTCGCGCGGCGTCGGCCGTCTCGCCCTCCGGGGCATTGGCTGGCGCCTCGAGGGTGAGGTTCCGAATGTCCCGCGCTGCGTGGCAATCGTGGCGCCTCACACGTCGAACCGGGACTTCGTGGTGGGCCTCGCCGCTCTTCTGGCGCTGGGTTTGCGCGGCCGCTTCCTGGCTAAGGACACGCTCTTCCGGCCTCCGCTCGGTACCTTCCTCAGGTGGATGGGCGGTCTCCCCGTTGATCGGGCTACCCCCGACGGCGTGGTTGAGCAGGCAGTGTCGTCGCTCCGTGAGGGCGAGCCGACGGTCCTCGCCCTCGCGCCCGAGGGGACCCGGAAGCGCGTGGAACGATGGAAGACCGGCTTCTATCGCATCGCGGTCGGGGCGGGGGTGCCCATTTGGCCAGTGGCGCTCGACTACCGGACGCGTACTGTGCGTCTCCACCCGGCGTTGGATCCGAGCGGGGACATGGAATCGGACCTGGCGAGGTTGCAGTCGCTCTACGAGCCGGCGATGGCTCGCTATCCTGAGCACTACGGCGTGCCTTCGCCGCCGACACAGGTTGTAACCTGA